In Thermococcus gorgonarius, the genomic window CCAAAATCCTCGAGGTGAGCTTTGAGGACTACATAGTGAAGCTTGAGGTCGGCGTAAACCCCGAAAGTTACGAAGAACTAGCGAAGGAAGCTGAGGAGCTGGGCCTGCAGGCCGATATTTTTCCCAGGTCTGAGGTTTCAGAGATTACAGAACAGATCCGGAGAAGCTACGAAAGGCAAGAAGAACTCATCGAAACCCTGAAGAAATACCTTCTCAAGCTTCCTCCAAGTGAGAGGAATGCCGTGGAGCGCTTCATCGAGCTGCAGAAACAGTTCTTGGAAGAGACTGAGAAACAGCTAAACGCGAGCAAAAACTGCTACGAGATTGGCATTGCAATCCCAACCGAATACGGGGTTGTTCAATACTCCTCGCTCTCGGGTTTCCTGGCGAAGTTGGTCCTTCTCGTCGTGGGAATAGCTCTCGTGGTTAGTTGGAGGAGTGATAGGTAAACAACCGGAGTAACTTTGGCTTTATCTTTTTATCCTTTTTGGGGTGTTCTTATCCTAGCAGTGCTCCAAGGACTCTAACACCAGAATCGAGGTCACTGGCCGAGGAATTGTGGCCGAGAACTGGGATACATTCTGAATCTAAAGGAGACACGGCTTGTCTGACGTCTGGATTACTGCCTGCGCGACGGGTCTTAGCCGGAGGAGAGGGCTGACAGGGGTTTCCTGAACGCTGGTAGAGTGAGGGTTTCATGGGCATCCTTACGGTCATTATAAACTGTCCTAGAGTAAAGCCTAATATACTTCCCTTTCGCTTTATCTCCGGTGATACCATGGAGCGCTACATACTCTCACTTGACGAGGGGACAACTTCTGCTAGGGCAATAATCTTCGACAGGGAGAGCAACATACACGGCATCGGCCAGTACGAATTCCCGCAACACTATCCGAGGCCCGGCTGGGTGGAGCACAACCCAGAAGAAATCTGGGAAGCTCAGATGAGGGCAATAAAAACCGCCATTGAGCACGCTAAAATAGAGCCGAACCAGATAGCCGCCATTGGAGTAACCAACCAGCGCGAGACAACGATTGTGTGGGACAAGAGTGGAAGACCACTCTACAACGCGATAGTCTGGCAGTGCAGGAGAACGGCTGAAATGGTCGAGGAGATAAAGCGCGAATATGGAAACCCCATTAAGGAGAAGACCGGCCTCGTTCCTGATGCATACTTCTCGGCGAGCAAGCTCAAGTGGCTCCTCGACAACGTTCCCGGCCTGAGGAAGAAGGCTGAAAAGGGCGAGGTTCTCTTCGGAACTGTGGATACCTTCCTCATCTACCGCCTCACGGGGGAGCACGTTACCGACTACTCCAACGCCTCAAGGACGATGCTCTTTAACATCAAGAAACTCGACTGGGATGAGGAGCTTCTCGAGCTGTTTGATATTCCTGAGGAGGTTCTTCCTGAAGTCAGGGAGTCTAGCGAGGTCTACGGCTACACCAAGAAAGAACTCCTCGGTGCAGAAATCCCGGTAAGCGGAGACGCCGGCGACCAGCAGGCGGCTCTATTTGGCCAGGCGGCCTTTGAGACTGGAATGGTGAAGGCCACCTATGGGACGGGGAGCTTTATCCTGGCCAACACGGGCAAGATGGTGCGCTACTCGGAGAACCTGCTCACCACCATCGCATGGGGTCTCAAAGGGAAGGTCAGCTACGCCCTTGAGGGGAGCATCTTCGTAACCGGCGCCGCTGTCCAGTGGCTCCGCGATGGGATAAAGATCATCAAGAATGCCGCCGAAACTGAAGAGCTTGCCACCAAACTTGAGAGCAATGAGGGAGTTTACTTTGTGCCGGCCTTCGTCGGTCTCGGTGCGCCGTACTGGGACCAGTTCGCGCGCGGGCTGATAATAGGGATAACGCGCAGTACCGGCAGGGAGCACCTCGCGAGGGCAACACTAGAGGCGATAGCATACCTTACGAGAGACGTCATTGAAGAAATGGAGAAGCTCGTTGGAATCAAGGAGCTCCGCGTTGACGGGGGAGCGACTTCAAATGACTTCCTCATGCAGTTCCAGGCAGACATCTTGAACAGAAGGGTCATCAGACCCGTCGTGAAGGAGACCACCGCCCTCGGGGCGGCATATCTGGCAGGCCTCGCAGTCGACTACTGGGGCGGCCTCGACGAGATAAAGAGCCTCTGGAAGGTAGAGAAAGTCTTTGAGCCTAAGATGGACGAAGAAACCAGGGAGAGGCTCTACCGTAGCTGGAAGGAGGCAGTGAAGAGGGCGATGGGCTGGGCGAAGGTCGTTGGTTCTTGATTAACTTTTTATTTGTCTATACTGAAAATGGGGCAACGTTTTTATTCAGAAGTGCGATTTTTAGACGGTGGGCGTATGATAGTTGATCTATCCCTTCCTCTCGGCGAGGATACCCCGGTTTACCCCGGTGATCCTGAGATACGTGTAAGACCTTGGGCATTTATCGATAGGGACGGCTACTACATGAACTCTCTAAAGATGGGGGAGCACTCGGGAACCCACGTGGATGCACCCGCTCACTTTATCCCCGGTGGAAAGACCGTGGATGAACTTCCACTTGAGAAGTTTATTGGGAGAGCGTTTGTAATTGACGTCCGCTCCTCCACTGAGGGGCCGGTTACCCTCGATGAGATTCCCGACTCGGGGTACAGGAACAGGATAGTCCTCTTTCTAACCGGTGGAAGGGAGCTTTCCCCTGAGGTGGCCCTCTTTTTGGCCTCTGAGGGGGTTAAGGCCGTTGGAACCGACGCCATGAGCATAGGTAATGAGAGCG contains:
- the glpK gene encoding glycerol kinase GlpK; this encodes MERYILSLDEGTTSARAIIFDRESNIHGIGQYEFPQHYPRPGWVEHNPEEIWEAQMRAIKTAIEHAKIEPNQIAAIGVTNQRETTIVWDKSGRPLYNAIVWQCRRTAEMVEEIKREYGNPIKEKTGLVPDAYFSASKLKWLLDNVPGLRKKAEKGEVLFGTVDTFLIYRLTGEHVTDYSNASRTMLFNIKKLDWDEELLELFDIPEEVLPEVRESSEVYGYTKKELLGAEIPVSGDAGDQQAALFGQAAFETGMVKATYGTGSFILANTGKMVRYSENLLTTIAWGLKGKVSYALEGSIFVTGAAVQWLRDGIKIIKNAAETEELATKLESNEGVYFVPAFVGLGAPYWDQFARGLIIGITRSTGREHLARATLEAIAYLTRDVIEEMEKLVGIKELRVDGGATSNDFLMQFQADILNRRVIRPVVKETTALGAAYLAGLAVDYWGGLDEIKSLWKVEKVFEPKMDEETRERLYRSWKEAVKRAMGWAKVVGS
- a CDS encoding cyclase family protein; the encoded protein is MIVDLSLPLGEDTPVYPGDPEIRVRPWAFIDRDGYYMNSLKMGEHSGTHVDAPAHFIPGGKTVDELPLEKFIGRAFVIDVRSSTEGPVTLDEIPDSGYRNRIVLFLTGGRELSPEVALFLASEGVKAVGTDAMSIGNESVHVILLSEEIPIFENLTNLEEVLGMEFVFIALPLKIEGGSGSPVRAVAILEE